From Rutidosis leptorrhynchoides isolate AG116_Rl617_1_P2 chromosome 3, CSIRO_AGI_Rlap_v1, whole genome shotgun sequence, a single genomic window includes:
- the LOC139900554 gene encoding uncharacterized protein produces the protein MSSSDEESLVNAMKSIFAYQNNMVIRREVEEQNEAQSSRRKRRYFRRDRVEAHNRLMNDYFIQDPKYPPEYFKRRYRMSQSLLEKIIEGILSYSTRPGAPKWFTYFQQRPDARGVLEVSTILKVTTAIRQLAYGDSPDQFDEYLQISERTSRESLQNFTICIIDLYGNVYMREPTEDDIRRLYQKHEKLHGFPGMLGSIDCMHWAWEKCPNA, from the coding sequence ATGAGTAGTTCCGACGAAGAAAGTTTGGTTAACGCAATGAAAAGTATATTTGCTTATCAAAATAACATGGTAATACGTAGAGAGGTCGAGGAACAAAATGAGGCTCAAAGCTCAAGACGAAAACGTCGCTACTTTCGTCGTGATCGTGTAGAAGCGCACAATCGTTTGATGAACGATTATTTTATTCAAGATCCGAAGTATCCCCCTGAATATTTCAAACGACGTTATCGAATGTCACAAAGTCTTCTTGAAAAAATAATTGAAGGTATACTTTCTTACTCTACTCGTCCCGGTGCACCAAAGTGGTTTACTTATTTTCAACAACGTCCCGATGCACGTGGTGTTCTCGAAGTATCTACTATTTTAAAAGTCACTACTGCCATTCGTCAACTAGCATACGGGGATTCACCGGATCAATTTGACGAATATTTACAAATTTCAGAGAGAACATCACGTGAGTCTTTGCAAAATTTTACAATATGTATTATAGACTTGTATGGTAATGTATACATGAGAGAACCGACCGAGGACGATATACGTCGGTTGTATCAGAAACATGAAAAACTTCACGGCTTTCCTGGAATGCTTGGAAgcattgattgtatgcattgggcttgGGAAAAATGTCCAAATGCATGA
- the LOC139900556 gene encoding uncharacterized protein produces the protein MLEAVASYDNWIWHAYFGMAGSNNDLNVLNASPLFDSLLTDTAPQVPYEIGDVDFDRGYYLVDGIYPSWASLVKGFSSVVDEKRKYFTKKQSAACKDVERTFEILQGRWGILRQPSRAYSVNKIKRIMYGCIILHNMIIEDNGFNIAENKSYYLPVNNLQGSTW, from the coding sequence ATGTTGGAAGCCGTTGCATCGTATGACAATTGGATTTGGCATGCATACTTTGGAATGGCCGGTTCGAACAATGACTTGAATGTCCTTAATGCATCTCCATTGTTTGATAGTTTACTAACTGACACGGCTCCTCAAGTTCCATACGAGATTGGGGACGTTGATTTCGATCGAGGCTACTATCTTGTCGATGGGATTTACCCTTCGTGGGCTTCTTTAGTTAAGGGATTCTCAAGTGTTGTTGACGAAAAAAGGAAATACTTTACAAAGAAACAATCTGCAGCTTGTAAAGATGTTGAGAGGACATTTGAAATTTTGCAAGGCCGTTGGGGTATTTTAAGACAACCTTCTAGGGCATATAGCGTAAACAAAATCAAAAGAATCATGTATGGTTGCATCATATTGCACAACATGATAATTGAAGACAATGGTTTTAACATCGCTGAAAATAAATCTTACTACTTGCCTGTCAACAACCTACAAGGATCAACTTGGTAA